A genomic segment from Colletotrichum higginsianum IMI 349063 chromosome 5, whole genome shotgun sequence encodes:
- a CDS encoding Ras family protein encodes MSRLNKHHQSCRELHVVVLGAGGVGKSCLTAQFVHNEWIESYDPTIEDTYRTQLQVDGRQVVLEILDTAGTEQFVAMRDLYMKSGQGFILVFSITSSSSMNEIEMLREEITRIKDDDNVPIVIVGNKADLEEQRSVPRQRAFACSQMWDAPYYETSARTRTNVDAVFIDICRQLLMKDEKFQSQVAQDDDEHEYEKTPGLMGFAKRKNRRRRRPDGHRCVIL; translated from the exons ATGTCACGCCTAAACAAACACCATCAGTCATG CCGTGAGCTTCACGTTGTCGTGCTTGGCGCTG GAGGTGTTGGGAAGAGCTGTTTAACAG CTCAATTCGTTCACAATGAGTGGATCGAGAGCTACGATCCTACTATCGAAGATACCTACCGGACACAACTCCAGGTTGAT GGACGCCAAGTTGTCTTGGAAAT CCTTGACACTGCAGGCACAGAGCAATTTG TTGCCATGCGTGACCTATACATGAAGTCCGGTCAGGGCTTTATTTTGGTGTTTAGCATCACCTCATCTTCGTCAATGAATGAGATTGAGATGCTGCGTGAGGAAATAACTCGCATCAAGGATGATGACAATGTTcccatcgtcatcgttgGCAACAAGGCCGACTTGGAAGAGCAGCGGTCTGTGCCCAGACAAAGGGCCTTTGCCTGTTCCCAAATGTGGGATGCGCCCTACTATGAGACAAGTGCCAGGACCCGGA CCAACGTCGATGCCGTGTTCATAGATATCTGCCGCCAACTGCTCATGAAGGATGAGAAGTTTCAAAGCCAGGTCGctcaagacgacgacgagcacgaGTACGAGAAAACCCCTGGTCTCATGGGATTCGCCAAGCGGAAAAATcgaagacggagacggcCCGACGGTCACCGATGCGTAATCTTGTGA